The following coding sequences lie in one Psychrobacter arenosus genomic window:
- a CDS encoding pantothenate kinase: MSNLWLDLGNTRLKYWLTDEVGQLVTHQARQHLQAPAELLMGLTDRIERLAPEFIGISSVLGDQINASVAETLSHLGIAFEFVHVDAEHRLMRSNYEANQLGVDRWLQMLGVVDRKKRQCVIGCGTAVTIDLIDHAEHMGGYIFPNIYLQRESLFSGTKQITISNGVFDSIAPGICTQDAVHRGILLSIVGAINEISQRHPNFELIFTGGDAPIIAQHITRPVYIRNDLLLEGLGRFFHDY; the protein is encoded by the coding sequence ATGTCGAATCTGTGGTTGGATCTTGGCAACACTCGTCTTAAATACTGGCTGACCGATGAAGTGGGGCAACTCGTCACGCACCAAGCGAGGCAACACTTGCAAGCGCCAGCTGAACTGTTAATGGGTTTGACGGATCGTATTGAGCGATTAGCACCTGAATTTATAGGTATTTCTTCCGTATTAGGCGATCAGATTAATGCCTCAGTTGCTGAAACCCTAAGCCATCTGGGCATCGCTTTTGAGTTTGTGCATGTGGATGCCGAGCATAGATTAATGCGCAGTAACTACGAGGCCAATCAATTGGGAGTGGATCGATGGTTACAAATGCTGGGGGTCGTGGACCGTAAAAAACGTCAGTGTGTCATCGGTTGTGGTACTGCGGTAACTATCGATTTGATCGACCATGCCGAGCATATGGGCGGCTATATTTTTCCCAATATTTATTTACAGCGTGAATCTTTATTTTCGGGCACTAAGCAAATTACGATATCCAACGGGGTCTTCGACAGTATTGCCCCTGGTATCTGTACGCAAGATGCGGTACATCGCGGTATCCTGCTCTCTATCGTCGGGGCTATTAATGAAATCAGCCAACGTCATCCCAACTTTGAGCTGATATTTACTGGTGGTGATGCGCCCATTATTGCCCAGCATATTACTCGCCCCGTCTATATTCGCAATGACTTATTATTAGAAGGCTTAGGACGATTTTTTCATGATTATTAA
- a CDS encoding acetyl/propionyl/methylcrotonyl-CoA carboxylase subunit alpha codes for MFSKILIANRGEIACRVAATAKRLGVRTVAVYSDADRYAKHVSVCDEAYYLGGSAPKDSYLKGDEIIAIAKQAGAQAIHPGYGFLSENAGFAQACADAGIVFIGPSASAITAMGLKSESKQLMESAGVPLIPGYHGDNQDPEFLHSEADKIGYPLLIKASSGGGGKGMRLVERSEEFIDLLDSCRREAITSFGNDAVLIEKYALNPRHIEIQVFGDHQGNYVHLFERDCSVQRRHQKVLEEAPAPAVDEAMREAMGTAAINAARAVNYVGAGTVEFIVEQRPDSAGNTEMSFYFMEMNTRLQVEHPVSEAITGVDLVEWQLAVAAGAPLPKSQDELVINGHAIEARICAENPDNDFLPATGTLFTYRKPEHSSFSIDGVRIDDGINEGDVISPFYDSMIAKLIVHAPTREQALAKLDQALAQTRIVGLPNNVAFLRHILATDSFSQANLDTALIEREKDVLFDQQPLELSTLAAVAIINKLTQEQTSQATTSADPFAQLNGWRAYSAYERTFTLQYADQRYIATVAEWQGNQTHSGFKLSLQPVTVGNDADLQTEQQQLDSANVIFSGQIDYTSTDAETHTLWVDGQRVPAQSWVTNEVVHVFTENGSNQITLIDIMAHVGEESEAVGSLKLPMPGQVVAFRVAAGDKVKKGQALAVIEAMKIEHTINAPADGVVAELLFAPGDLVADGDELLRLDTDE; via the coding sequence AATCGTGGCGAGATTGCTTGCCGAGTAGCGGCTACTGCCAAACGTCTGGGCGTGCGCACTGTTGCTGTGTATTCGGATGCTGACCGTTATGCTAAGCATGTGAGCGTCTGCGACGAAGCCTACTATTTAGGCGGGTCTGCGCCAAAGGACAGCTATCTCAAAGGCGATGAGATTATCGCTATTGCCAAGCAAGCCGGCGCGCAAGCTATCCACCCTGGTTACGGATTTCTTAGTGAAAACGCAGGCTTCGCGCAGGCATGTGCTGATGCCGGTATAGTGTTTATTGGTCCATCAGCGTCAGCCATTACTGCGATGGGACTCAAGTCTGAGTCCAAACAATTAATGGAGTCAGCAGGTGTACCGTTGATTCCCGGCTATCATGGCGATAATCAAGACCCAGAGTTTCTCCATAGCGAAGCCGATAAGATTGGCTATCCTTTATTAATTAAAGCCAGCTCGGGCGGTGGTGGTAAAGGCATGCGTTTGGTGGAGCGCAGTGAAGAATTTATCGACTTGCTCGACTCTTGCCGCCGCGAAGCCATCACCAGTTTCGGCAACGATGCGGTATTAATAGAAAAGTATGCTTTAAATCCACGCCATATTGAAATTCAGGTGTTTGGTGACCATCAAGGTAACTATGTGCATCTGTTTGAGCGCGATTGCTCGGTGCAGCGTCGCCACCAAAAAGTTTTAGAAGAAGCCCCAGCTCCGGCAGTGGATGAAGCAATGCGGGAAGCGATGGGTACGGCGGCGATTAATGCTGCGCGCGCTGTCAACTATGTGGGTGCCGGTACCGTTGAGTTTATCGTCGAGCAGCGTCCAGATAGCGCTGGCAATACCGAAATGAGCTTCTATTTCATGGAGATGAACACGCGCTTGCAAGTTGAGCACCCAGTTTCCGAAGCGATTACCGGAGTAGATTTGGTCGAGTGGCAATTAGCCGTTGCTGCTGGCGCGCCATTACCGAAGTCACAAGATGAGTTGGTGATTAATGGTCATGCCATCGAAGCCCGCATTTGTGCCGAAAACCCAGACAATGATTTTTTACCCGCGACCGGCACCTTATTTACCTATCGCAAGCCTGAGCACAGTAGCTTTAGCATCGATGGTGTGCGTATTGATGACGGTATCAACGAAGGCGATGTTATCAGTCCTTTCTATGATTCGATGATTGCTAAATTGATTGTCCATGCGCCTACCCGTGAGCAAGCGCTGGCCAAACTCGACCAAGCTTTAGCACAGACCCGCATTGTGGGCTTGCCAAATAACGTCGCTTTCTTACGCCATATTTTAGCCACGGATTCTTTCAGTCAGGCGAACCTAGATACCGCGTTAATTGAGCGTGAGAAAGACGTTTTATTCGATCAGCAACCGCTTGAGCTATCGACGCTAGCCGCAGTGGCCATTATCAATAAACTGACCCAAGAACAAACAAGTCAAGCTACTACTAGCGCTGACCCCTTTGCCCAGTTAAATGGCTGGCGCGCTTACAGTGCTTATGAGCGTACTTTCACGCTACAGTATGCCGACCAACGCTATATTGCGACGGTGGCAGAGTGGCAAGGCAATCAAACGCACAGTGGCTTTAAATTGTCGCTGCAACCAGTGACGGTTGGCAATGACGCTGATTTACAGACTGAGCAGCAGCAACTTGATAGCGCTAATGTCATCTTTTCAGGACAAATCGACTACACCAGTACGGATGCAGAAACGCATACCTTATGGGTAGACGGTCAGCGTGTCCCTGCACAAAGTTGGGTGACTAATGAAGTCGTGCATGTCTTTACCGAAAACGGCAGTAATCAAATCACCCTAATTGATATCATGGCGCATGTGGGTGAAGAGAGCGAAGCGGTAGGCAGTTTAAAATTGCCTATGCCTGGTCAGGTCGTCGCCTTTAGAGTTGCTGCTGGTGATAAGGTGAAAAAAGGCCAAGCCTTAGCAGTAATCGAAGCGATGAAGATTGAGCATACGATTAATGCGCCCGCTGATGGTGTCGTGGCTGAGCTATTATTTGCCCCAGGCGATTTGGTAGCAGATGGTGATGAATTACTGCGTCTTGATACTGATGAATAG
- a CDS encoding isovaleryl-CoA dehydrogenase: MSTIGLDFQLGEDIAALRDTVKSFADAEIAPRASEIDSSDAFPMDLWQKMGDLGLHGITVSEEYGGVDMGYVAHMVALEEISRASASVALSYGAHSNLCINQLKRNGNEEQKQKYLPKLISGESIGALAMSEPGAGSDVTSMTLRAEEKDGGYVLNGTKMWITNGPDADVMVVYAKTNPELGAKGITAFIVEKGMEGFGTAQKLDKLGMRGSNTGEMTFKNVFVPSENVLGGVNNGVRVLMSGLDYERAVLAAGPVGIMQAVMDNVIPYIHDRKQFGQSIGEFQLIQGKVADMYTILQAARSFLYTIGKNLDALGEGDGRQVRKDCASVILWCAEKATWMAGEGIQIFGGNGYTNEYPLGRLWRDAKLYEIGAGTSEIRRMLIGRELFNETK, encoded by the coding sequence ATGTCGACCATCGGTTTAGATTTTCAATTAGGCGAAGATATCGCCGCCCTTCGTGATACCGTCAAAAGCTTCGCGGATGCTGAAATTGCCCCACGCGCTAGCGAGATAGACAGTAGTGATGCTTTCCCTATGGATTTATGGCAAAAGATGGGCGATTTAGGCTTACATGGCATCACCGTTTCTGAGGAATACGGCGGCGTCGACATGGGCTATGTGGCGCATATGGTGGCGTTGGAAGAGATTAGCCGCGCTTCTGCCTCAGTCGCGTTGAGCTACGGCGCGCATTCTAACCTGTGTATTAACCAGCTTAAGCGCAATGGTAATGAAGAGCAAAAACAAAAATATCTGCCTAAACTCATTAGCGGAGAATCTATCGGAGCGCTTGCCATGAGTGAGCCGGGCGCAGGTTCTGACGTCACCAGCATGACCCTACGCGCTGAAGAAAAAGACGGCGGTTATGTGCTTAACGGTACTAAAATGTGGATTACCAACGGCCCTGATGCCGATGTTATGGTGGTCTATGCTAAGACCAATCCAGAGTTGGGCGCCAAAGGTATCACTGCGTTTATCGTAGAGAAAGGTATGGAAGGGTTCGGTACCGCGCAAAAGCTCGACAAACTCGGTATGCGCGGTAGTAACACCGGTGAGATGACCTTTAAAAACGTCTTTGTCCCTAGTGAAAATGTCCTAGGTGGCGTAAATAACGGGGTCAGAGTCCTGATGAGTGGTCTCGATTATGAGCGCGCTGTGCTAGCGGCAGGGCCCGTCGGCATTATGCAAGCCGTTATGGACAACGTCATCCCTTATATCCATGACCGTAAGCAGTTTGGTCAGTCTATCGGTGAGTTTCAGCTGATTCAGGGTAAGGTCGCGGATATGTATACCATTTTGCAAGCCGCGCGCAGCTTCCTGTATACCATCGGCAAAAACCTTGATGCCCTCGGTGAAGGTGATGGCCGCCAAGTGCGTAAAGACTGCGCCAGTGTGATTCTCTGGTGTGCGGAAAAAGCCACTTGGATGGCGGGTGAGGGCATTCAAATCTTTGGGGGTAATGGCTATACCAATGAATACCCGCTAGGTCGCTTATGGCGTGATGCCAAGCTGTATGAGATTGGCGCCGGCACCAGTGAAATTCGCCGTATGCTAATTGGTCGTGAATTGTTTAATGAGACCAAATAG
- a CDS encoding hydroxymethylglutaryl-CoA lyase gives MNYPDNVLIVDVSPRDGLQNEKQNVPTDIKRELIAGLIDAGVKKLEVTSFVSPKWVPQMGDNAALMQALNDAKRHSNVCYSVLVPNMRGFESAVAYSPDEVVIFGSASEAFSQKNINCSIDESIERFAPVAAAAKAAGIKVRGVISCTVGCPYEGEISPDKVAYVTKRLVDIGAEHIGIADTIGVGTPVKIQNALKAAFDYIDIADISGHFHDTYGQAVANTLAALELGIRQFDTSTAGLGGCPYAKGATGNVATEDVVYMLHGMGIHTGIDLDKLSLVGQRISDHLGRKNGSKVATALLNR, from the coding sequence ATGAATTATCCCGACAATGTATTAATTGTAGACGTCAGCCCACGCGACGGCCTACAAAACGAAAAGCAAAACGTGCCGACTGATATCAAACGTGAGCTGATTGCGGGTTTGATTGATGCGGGTGTCAAAAAGTTAGAAGTTACTAGCTTCGTCTCACCGAAATGGGTGCCTCAGATGGGCGATAATGCTGCCTTGATGCAAGCCTTAAACGATGCCAAACGTCATAGCAACGTGTGCTATTCAGTGCTGGTGCCGAATATGCGCGGTTTTGAAAGTGCAGTCGCTTATTCACCTGATGAGGTAGTGATTTTTGGGTCAGCTAGCGAAGCCTTTAGCCAAAAAAATATCAACTGCAGTATTGATGAGAGTATCGAACGTTTTGCCCCAGTTGCTGCTGCTGCTAAAGCTGCCGGCATCAAAGTACGTGGGGTTATCTCGTGTACCGTTGGTTGTCCTTACGAGGGCGAAATTTCACCGGATAAAGTGGCTTATGTGACCAAGCGTTTGGTCGATATCGGTGCAGAACACATTGGTATAGCGGATACGATTGGGGTAGGGACGCCCGTTAAAATTCAGAATGCCCTGAAGGCCGCCTTCGATTATATTGATATTGCGGATATATCGGGCCATTTCCATGATACTTATGGGCAAGCTGTCGCCAATACTTTAGCGGCGCTTGAGTTGGGTATCCGTCAGTTTGATACTTCTACAGCCGGTTTAGGCGGGTGTCCTTATGCCAAAGGCGCCACCGGTAATGTGGCCACCGAAGATGTGGTTTATATGCTGCACGGTATGGGCATTCATACCGGCATAGATTTAGATAAATTAAGCTTGGTTGGTCAAAGAATTAGCGATCATTTAGGTCGAAAAAATGGCTCAAAAGTCGCTACGGCGCTGCTCAATCGTTAA